The Oryza brachyantha chromosome 6, ObraRS2, whole genome shotgun sequence region GCTAGTTTGGCACGGGCAGATCTGCAATGGAGAGCCCCCACGATCCCAGTTACGATATTAAGTTCCCTTTAATTCTAATGTTAAAGATCAATACAAAATCGAATGAAGTTCTGTTTAGTTAATAATTAGCACTTGTATATCTGACGGTAAGGGTCATACGGCTAAGGTTTCACTTGCCGTGCCTACTGCCCCTGCCTCGGTTTGACGGTAGCGTGATAACTGCGGATACCGTAAAAACCacgataaatttaaaaacaaaaaaaataaattcaaatctcCGCAGTAAACGTGCGGTTTTGCACGGGAACCATGATTAATGCTTGCCGGAACTACGTATGAGAACGGCGAAAACCGTGGTTTACCGCGTGGTTTTCATAGTTGGAACTGCGGTTACCGTGAGAAAACCGCGGAGAGAagaagatttaaaaaaaatttgtgagatgttaaatgaaaaaatactttaaaaaatctgaaaaaatacaagaaaaataggaaaaatattttgtgactatatttgtgataTTAGAACATgatatagggaaaacaagaaaaattttgacatgactttttttaaattcttgaCATTGCAACATGCActcatatcacccttcaccaaataattcagaTCAATAACAAGTGacaataacttcattttgattgctgcgtcacaactatacttACTGCCCATTACTACGAACAAAACTATTATCTAGGTACTAACATGCGTATATAATTTtcctccatacatatttttcttatatctatcgttgtatatttgtattttaacattATGTACTCTAATGtctagtgcaaattaataatgacccaacaacaaaatattcttaatcaTCTTCTTAcgaaatattatatttgcaATACGCTATTTTCTAAACTTTTCCCGGAATTCttggttatgatttttaattatgctGGAAATACACTTTTACGTAAATTTCTTTGATAAcactatactatatatatcaatctatacaatataaattttctcaaaattttaaattctccttgaatttaaactcaaacCACGGGATATCACGTACCGCGTCCCGCGCGGAGGCCCCAGTTACCGCAATAACCACCTACAGTCATCCACAGTGCTACAATGAGACGATTGGTCTCCTGGTTCCAcccacatgaaaaaaaacaataccaCAGACATCAAACTCCTTTGCTTGGCACACAAGTAAATCCGCGTTGACCACACATGTCCTTAGttgtttaattattgattgCGGTTTTTCTTCGCATATTCACATCCTCTATCATTATAACAGTATTATAATTACTGATATGTGAGATTATAGAGAAATACAATTCATATGTCAGTGGCTATAACGCCATACGTATAATGGTGGTATGGTAGAGGATAAAGTCCTATCCTTCGCCATGTCACGGCCCGGTCAGCAGCGGCCCACGGCTTTCGGCCCGTCTCGTTTGCTGCTAATGAAACGTCACCAAGATACGAGGAGaagctcgaacacaacgtcaaGATGGCCGAGTTGGTCTAAGGCGCCAGTTTCAGGTACTGGTCCGAAAGGGCATGCTTTTcctgcatttttcttttatggttTTCTTGTTACATGCATGAACCACAATCTCAAGCTATGCATGAACCAAACCCAAAACAAGCAAAgctccaacttttttttttccctgcaaTTTCTTCCATGGCCTTTTCTGCTCATGCATGAACCACACACCCTAACAAGCACAGGTTTTGCATGAACCACACACCCCAAAAAGAGCACGATCTACAGCGTGCTGTGGTCCCTGTTTCCTCCTTCCCATCACTTTTTAATAATCTTCTTCTGTGCTGAACTGCTGAAGCGTAATGTGAAGAAGCAGCCAAAAACAGTGCAGGTGAGAAAAAGGCTCCTTTTTATCCACTCTTCGCCCGTCCATCTCGACACAAATAGTTGTTAGTGCCACAAGGTAGAGAACCATGCAAACTCATTCCTCATGCCCAAGCAACCTGATTTCATATCGATGATGCTTTCTTTAGTCTTAAAAGTCTCATTTTTATCgttttaaacaaatatttggtcaacattttaaaatattttagttctaaaacataatatatatatatatatatatatatatatatatatatatatatatatatatatagacgagTCataaagagtaattttataaaaataaatatttattgtatatattaatagaagATATAatcaaagatagatttagAGACCATACTATTTGACCAAatcgataaaaaatatcaaattgaaGAGTACTGCACAcacatttaataattaaatcagTAACGATGCATAATGCAACTTGTACACAAGATGTCAAAGGTTTATTGCATTCCACATCTGAAATGTTACACTAATTTGGAATTTCTCTCTCGAATCCCTATCTCTCATTTCAGGATCCCAGCAGTCTTGTAGGATCGCACGCTGTCCCTCAGACATTCCTCCACGGCCCTGAACTTCCACCCCAGCTTCTGCAGCTTCTCCGAGCTCAGCACCCTCTCGTCCTCCCCATCCACAAACCTGCACGAAATTCGTCAAAAAGTTCAGAACTTCACATTGCAAGATGACGAAACTGAACATAtgcagatcgatcgagagTATCATCGATCACAGGAGTTTCCATTTATTTACTTTGGGGAATTGATATCTGGGCAGAAGCGCCTGACGATGCCGGCCATCTCAGATGTCTTCAGGTTGTACGCGCTGCAGATGAGCCGGCCGGACGCCGCCGTGTTCTCGTACGCCAGGGCGAgcgcgtcggcgacgtcgcgcACGTCCACCGCGTTCCTCCTCTTGTCCTCGGCCACGGCCTCCCGGTCACCtgcccgccggcgagcacATACATACACGTAAAGATAATCAATTGCTAGCTTGGAATTCAGTCGACACTGTTTGTCAGATACCCAGATGCATAAATGCGTTGGTGTTTGATCATGGTCCAGCTTTCTGAACATTCAGAAGATCGAGAGGATAAGATCGAGAGTTTTCTGGATAGGGATGGATACCATTGAGCAGGTTGATGAGGATGGAGCTGCTGGTGTTCACTGTCGACTGCAGCAGAGGTCCAAGAATCAATGGCGGACAGACGGTGACGACGTCCATGTCGGCGTTGCTGTCCGCCGCGTAGCGCCATGCCTCGCGTTCGGCGAGCGTCTTGGAGAGGCAGTACCAGTTCTTGATGCGTGCGTGCCAAGATCATGTCAGAAATTCTCACATCGATTGGGCAACAAATTCATAAGTGATCAATGGATTTGCGTGTGTGCATGCATTGTTTGTTTACCTCGGTGGCTCGGCAGTAGTGCTCGTCGGACCACGCGTCCTCGTCGAGGACGCCGTCGTTGGGGCAGGCGGGGTTGAgcatgacggcggcggcggaggagacgacgacgacgcggcggacgtTCGCCTCGCGGCAGGCCTTGAGCACGTTCCGCgtgcccgccaccgccggagcCAGAATCTCCGCCTGCGAGGTCAGGAGAGCCCCCACGTTAGCGCGATGAGTCGGTCTATCggtcaccggcgacggcgagggatCATCGTCGCCGAGACGTGACGTGCGGAGCAACTTACGTCGGGGTTGTGGGGCTTGGCGGAGGGGACGGGGCTGGCGACGTGGAAGACGCCGCCGcaaccggcgacggcggccgccacGCTTGCGTGGTCCAGCACGTCGGCCTTGAACAGCCGCAGCCGCTCCCCGGCGCCGTCCATCGCCCTCAGGTGATCGTTCTTGGGGTCACCTGCACGTACACGCGCGTACAAACACATTCCACGtcacacgccgccgccgccatggactAAGTCGATCGATCAACAAGGTTCTTGGGTTTGATCGGATGGATCGATTACGATTAGCCGTCGATCTTACTTGGGTCGCGGACAGTGCCATGCACGACGACGTGGTCGcccgaggagaggaggcggcgcacgAGCCACGAGGCGAcgaagccgccggcgccggtgacgCACACCGTCCTCCTCTTCATCCTTATCTCCTtccctgcggcggcggcggcgtcctccaTGGTCTCCATCGTCCCCTCGGTCTCGACCTCGCGGACGGACGGACGTCCTCTATAtatgcggctgcggctgccggCCGGCGCCTGCAGGTGGGCGCGGCACCGGCACGTGTCCCGGCGGCGCCTGGCGAGTGGCAACTGCACCGGCTAGCCGGACACGTGCGTGCGCCACGCCGCTCGTACATCCTGGACTGCTCTCCTACTCATCCTATCCGGCGCCCGCTAGTCCGCTACTACTCCTCCCGTTCCGACGGTTCCGTAGATTTCATTCCGGGTTGACTGTCTATCGCGCTCTCCGTACTTTTTTATAAGACActttgacttttgaatctatcattcgttttattcaaaatttatatctaaatatacaaaattataaaacatatttaaaatttctataataatcatattataacaaaataattaatagttatatattttttaataagacgaaaggtcaaagtcaacgacatcatatacaaaatatgaagggagtatctTAAATTCTTAATAAGGTAATACTTCCCCAGTGTAATAATTCGAGTCGTTTGTATAATGATAcgatcttttaaaaatatttatttttattaaaatatactttatgagtctaatttttattaaatataacaaataaatatttatttttattaaaatacactttatgactcatatatatatatattatcgtagtaatttatatataatttattaacagtcaaaattttgaaaatttaagcgCACTCTTATCCAAaacggaataattaactttttgctactcttacgagtggtgataacagatttgtcattGGACCCATGtgtcatagacacataaaGGTCCATATGTCACAGACAGTGAATAACAAATCTGTTATCATCTAATCTTAGGAgcgacaaatagttaaatgcccctatccaaaataataagaattatagaaataaaaaaatagaaaatgaagCCACCATGTTGATCGTCAAAGTCTAGAAATTCacacattattaattaaaaaagaaaaaatctaatCCATTGAATTTTAAAGTGTGGGTCCATGTTATAACGGTTTCTAAAACAAAAGGTCAAagcaaaaatacatttaaaatatctaatttcgaatttaaaataaataaatcaaaaaagaGTCCGAACATAATGTGGATTAAATAAGACAGGAAGCGCTAAAGTATTATCAGTTTATAATTTAGCCGTTGAGATTAACTATGAGATTATGTGAGTGAGGGGGTGAGTCACAATAGAATATGAATATTTTACGAGCTTATTCTTTCCCTAATTCAATCATTAAGAAATTTAACTAATAAAGAGTCGAACGTGTGTCCCATATACACTTAGGACTACTAGGCAATCCGACTACGAGACTAATTTTATTCCTACGTTTGAATGGTTTGATCCAAAGCTGAAACAAATAATTGGGCATACGAAGTTGTGATATGGtgcaagataaataaattgacATGTGACCGAAACACATAAACGTGCATACATAGTCTGGTAGTCACCACGTTCTCACatgaaagaggaaaaaaatacattagtGTACCATGTTAAACATATGAATAAAATCTCCACTAAAATTTggaataaaaactttatactaAGTGTACAAATACAGAATATAAgatattaattcaaatttaaaataaaaataaaaaacaaactcaGGAGCAACGTAatcagaggtaatcttttatttctgctaaaagattttttgtattttggtTGTATCTACTATTCACCATTTCCCTTAGTAGACgtgtttaactctgttttaATCCTACATAAGCATCCCTGAAATTCGTGCTATCCAAATAACTAATAAAATTGGTGGAGTAAAGAAGTGTTAATAACGATGGATATCTCTCATTTCAAAATGAGTCATAAACTATCTGGAATATGCCTTGAGCCAACAGCCAAGGCAGCAACTGCACAACTAGTATAGCACACAGTCTGCACACTAGTACTACAAAAGATTGAGCATGGAAATATTGATCAGAAGAAGAACCAAAGCTGTCCTCAGCAAAAAAGGATCAAATATCCACATTGTTCGATGCAAAAGATTCAGGATACATTGATACACTAGCGGTTGTGATAATGATTCCTTATTATTGACTCGGTTGACCTTGTCAACCCGACTCAATCTGTTTCAGTTTCAGTGTTTACATAAATCATGATGAGTTTAACAACCAGTGACAATGTTCTGCCAGTTGGATGCTTAACCAAGGATGCCAAATGCTTGGTAGGATTCGACGCTGTCCCGAAGGGTTTCTTCTGTAGCCCTGAAAGTCCAGCCAAGCTTCTGAAGTTTCTCTGAAGAAGCTGTCAAGGCTTCTTCCACATCCACAAAGCTATAAAACCATCGAATGTCAATGACTGAAAGCTGAAGAGAGGAACAAAAATGGAGCATGCAGTGATACGATGAAACATTGCACATAAAAGTTTAAACACAAAGCTGCAACCTGTTCTTTCcggtcataaatatttgacagaagttaaaattttaaattttgaccaaCAGTTTTATATCGGAATGAATTTATAATCTAATATGTTTATTAGTCTTTTACGTAACCTATGTCCAACAGTTTTATATcggaataaatttataatctaaTATGTTTAGTTGTCTTTTACGTAACCTATGTGCACCATTTTTCTCTAGaactaagcatttaagaaataCAAATGACCGGCACTTCAAAAGTTTGGCCGAATCTTATCTTGCATGTCGAATATTTTTGACAAGAGGAAGTATATGATGGATGATGCAGTGCATGCCTGTAGAGAACTAAACTTCACTACAATTGGTATTCTGTTGTGCTTTGTTGAATTTGCAGGAAAGGATGATGGATTTTAAATTTCACTTATTCAATCCCAGATTATCTATCCCTCCATTACATGAAACCCCAAACCGATATATATTACACAAATCAAGAGTTAAACAACCAACACACCACCAAGTTACTTGCTGAGGGTTGGTTGGGCTTACTTTCTTGGATAAGTATAAGTCAGGTATAAGTTCCTTAGCACGTTAATCATGTCAGAAACTTTTACTGGAGCTGAATTGCATATGTATCGTCCAGACGCCCCTGAATTTTCGTATGTCAAAAGAAGAGCATTGGCAACATCACGAACATCCACTACATTCCAGAGCCTATTTTCGACAGTCTCTCGATCACCTGCAAAAGAATACTAGTACTTCATTTTAACAGAATATTCGTTAAAGCCTAAAATACTTCAATTTAGCACTGCTAcctttgaaataattaatgaggATTTTACTAGTCGTGTTTGCTGTAGATTGCATCAAGGGTCCAATCACCAGTGATGGGCAAACAGTTACAATGTCCAGCCCAGTTTTTGCTGCATAAACATAGGCCTCACGCTCCGCCAATGTTTTGGAAAGGTAATACCAATCCTGCCAGAACACATCAGTTCTTTGAGTTTTACTTCCATCATtttgtatctcgagatatcaaatcgtttctcaccattgaaTCTAGCTAACTATGTGTACTgttggatccaacgatcagaaacaatttgataccgcgaggtaccggtacctcgaggtacaaaaggaaggatagAAGTAAAATTCCAGTTCTTTTGAGTGGATGATATACATACCAAACAATAAAGTCAATGAGTATTTTTTGTCAAACTTTTTGTCATTAGAAAGCATAAAGTTATTGAGGGGGCcatatttagttaaaaatagcAAAATGAAGAGGAAAAGAGTGCATGAATAACTGTGAAATCAAAACCAAATTCATgtcatgaaataaatattacaagGGGAATACAGCATCCATGCCAGACAGTACAGATTAAGAGTGTAGAGTATAATGCCATAGCAACCAATCCACTCTCtcctttctaaaatataagcactgTAGCataaattattagaaaaaattatataagtacTTCTAAAGTCTTTTCTCTCTAACTTTATTCTTGTCTAAATaacctaaaaatacttatattttgaaatggagggatacaaagtaaaccaaacACTGAAAAAAGTTATCTGAAATTCTGCTTCTCTAGAGAactttattagcatataaaaatttagccGCTGAAAAGAAGTCGGTTTACTTGAAGGATTAACAACAACATTACCTGATTCTTTCTGCAGATATCCTCATCTGACCAGCTATCTTCATTGAAAGCTTTATCCTTTGGCCAGTTAGGATTAATGAACACAGCAGTGCATGAAGACACCACGACAACTCGCTTAACTTTTGCCTCATAGCAAGCCTTGAGCACATTAAGTGTACCTGTTACAGCATGAGCTATTACCTCTGCCTGAAAAATAACAATTATTATAACTTTTAATAGGAGGACGACATCGCGcgatatgattttaaaatgataGACAATCTAGCATGTACTTGAAAGAATCTATAGCCAAAACAGAAATGTGATAACTTAATATGTGTTTGATTGTAGCATTTAgacattctttttttaaaaaaaacttttgtcTATGCAATATATACTggacaaaagagaaaaataaattgattggTTAACATGAAAATGGTACCAAGTACTTTATCTTGCGAAATACTCTCATACTTAATATATTGCTCCCttgtccaaaaatataaggtgTAGTAGTTTTCCATTACACGGTCTTAAAAGTAtactttaaacataaatttctttcataatACATTATGAACAAATATGAAATTAGCATATTATAGaagcatttttaaaattttaaatatgaatttaatggTATCAATTGTATCTATACTCCTTCAATATTAATGTTGGTGGGTGGTAAACCTGTCACAAACCTAACACCAACTCCTATTTCTTTGGAAAGGAGAAGAACATTCCATTCACTTCACCAACTCTCTATTTTTTGTGGGAAAAAATGATTGCAGGACCAAAGGACACAAATGCCgctaacaaatatatgaaaaataacaatatgataatatatacataaaataattGTGCAATATGCCAGTGACACCATAACATATATGGTTAGAGTATTATTATATTGtacattatgaaaataaactcCGCTCTAAGAGAAAGACCTCATCGGGGATATTGTAACTACGAATAAGAACCTAAAGCCAggatcgagaaaaaaaaattatggaatcTGGTCCCTGCATAGATTTATTCTAAATCCATGTTTTGGCAAATCAACAATGGAGCTTTTTGGTGCAAGACTAGGATTTGAACTTGAACCCTGGACAATAGCTCTGCGTTTTGCATACTGTCGTCCTTTTTGGAAACATATTCTACAATGGACTCTCTTAGAAACATATTCTAGGAATGGACTCAGTGCTCCACGCCAAGCATCATGGCGTCGAACCTGAACTACACGGCGCCATGTCAGGTGGCGTCGACTCCGGTTGACCAGGGTCGTGCTCGGCCAAGATGGCGTTGAATTGTCAGGGGTCGGTGTCACCTGACATGTCACCGTGTAGTTTAGGTTCGACGCCATGATGCTTAGCGCGGAGCACTGGGTCCATTCCTAGAATATGTTTCCAAGGGGATCCATTTGTAGAACACAACTGATTTTATgcagaaaacatatattatgaaatataagGCTTCACTGCTGAGCTTACATTAATTGTATTTTACTAAGACCGATAATTTTCCACCAtgtaaaatcatatatacatatatggatATATGTTGTTGGCAAATTCACCTCTGGGTTTGTCGATCGACTAGAGGGTACAGGGCTGGCGACATGGAAGACGCCCTCACAGCCGGCAACTGCTGAAGCTATGCTGTCATAATCCAACAGATCAGCTTTGAACAGCTGCAACCTCTCCTTTGCTCCTTCTAGCGCCCTCAGATGAGCATGCTTGCCATCACCTATGGAACGTATCCACATAGAATTTTTAGTCCCTTATAACAAGTATggacaattttatattttttgagaatATATCAGGAGGTACCACTTTTTTATACGTAAATTTGGATACCCTTATGATACCTTAGGTActagaaggtatcaaattttacactaaaattttggtatctctcgGTACTTACTTAAGGaccataaaattgctcaataaGTATTCCCATGTTCCGAAACACAAAATGTCTTGGTTTTGTTCTAAGACAAACTTTTCTAACTTGACcaaaaatattaagaaataTAGACCAATATATATCTACACCAAATAAGTTTCATTAGTTCACCATGAGATATGCcttgataatatatttatttggtattacatatcataatatatttttctataaaattgatcaaaatttggaATATTGATTTaagacaaaactaaaacagtttaaattttagaacgaaGAAAGTATCCGGTAATTTTAAGAGCTACAAGAATTAggatagtctttttttttgaccagGAGAATTAGGATAGTCAAAATCCTCCAATCTTCTTTACCCGAAATGACACGGTTGGTGAGAGCAAGTTTCATTTTGGGTTTCTTGGAAGATATCCAACGGAGACAGGGTAGAACGAGAATCATATAGAGTTACACAAACTTTATATGATTAGAAACTAAAAGATGATATCTACAAGTAGTTGAAAGAATTTAGATTATCATTTCAACTGTGCTTTTTATAGTTGATAATATTTACAGAACGAATTAATCTTTAAAAGGAGGGGATAATCCACGAACAGACCTAACCACCAAGTAAAAAACTCCTTacgaaaaaatttaaaaaagaagaaagattcCCTGCTTTGGATCTAGTTGTACTCCTCGAGTacattaatattataatagatttctaaaaatatttttccaaaaacatcacatcgaaagtttagacacataaatggagcactaaatatagatggaaaaaaaactaattacatagttatggaagaatcgtgagacaaatcttttaagtctaattaggccatgattagccataagtgctacagtaaccaacatgtgctagtgacggattaattacgcaagattcgtctcatagtTTCTTGgcgaaatctataatttattttttcatttgtgtccaaaagTCTAACCCCacatctgatcaaacgtctgacgtgacatttattttaaaaatttttagaatttaaacaCACCCTTAAGCAAAAGTAAGATCTACAAATGCTTCTCTTGAGGTCCAAGTGCAACAGATGGTCGCTTGGCTTGCTTGTTTGTTCCTCTGAAACTATTAGAGCTCCATGCCCGCTTCCATATTGCATCGTTTCCCTCTAAATTTCTCCCAAATTAAATAACTAACTATCACGGGCCTCTAAATTTCTCCCAAATTAAATAACTAACTACCACGGGCTCATTCGTTTAggaggaaaaacaaataacttaatttactaaagagtattttttttattactgttattttgtttgtagGGAACTAGTGATGAAGTATAGAAAAATCAGAGGAAAAATCCATTTTGTACAGATTGtagagaaaaatagaaaattttacatctAATCAAACCAGTTGGAAAAACTCCTCCTCCACTTCTtatgtttccttttcttttcttgaaatTGTGTGTCTGTGTATTGAAATTCCTCCGAACCAAGGATATATCTTTTACACTCCATAAATCTAAAACTAGCCTTCGGTATTTTTTTGACATCACAGTATCACATGTTACACTTAGtattaacaaaacaaaacagcagcgaaaaaaaatcaaaccaaatCATCGAGCTCATATGTGAGTGAGCAGTGCTCACCTGGATCGCGCAGGGTGCCGCGGACCGTGTAGTGGCCACCGGAGAGGAGCAGCCTGACGTGCCACGAGCCGATGAAGCCTCCGGCGCCGGTCACGCACACCGTCTGCCTCGCGGCCATtaatcttctcttctctcctcttctctcgcACACAACCAACCCAAGATGGTCCTTTTAATAATGAGATGATGCTCCGTTTATTAAAATGAACGACGAGTGCAGTCACATTTGGTCTTCTTAAAACACTTATAGCTTTTATAAGCAAACCCTCCGTGAAACACTTAGTTTTGGGAATGTAGACGAGGTTTGGTGCAGTACGTGCTGACAATATTAGTTGTATATCAGAAGTACTGTAGCGGTTGTGTTACATTATGGTCTCCCTCGGTTTCAGAATATGTCGAGAGCATTTTGAATTTGTACAACAAATATGTCTTagatttaaggaaaaaaaaaggtagctCTTACACATCctcaattaaataaaatgtagATGATTATTCCTCCTTTCAAAACATTTAGTTCAGGATGCCTATCGAAATTTAAGAgtaatttcacaaaactatgtATACTTTGATTAAATTATCCCAAACCTACAAATTTAGcatcaaatttatctatacACTACATATTTAAGGTCCTGTATTATGAAACTACGGATTTAGTGGTGAAATTAATGGTGAAACAACCAAAGATCTAGACTTTAGAGTTccactatgtttttttagttacaaaagttataattttaggataaaattgatattaaatatgtaattttgtgataCAGTGCACTgcttttaaatctatagttgTATGAAAACTTTGgtgttaaatctatagttttgtgataaaacccttaaatatataattttaaggTAATTTACTCAAATTCCaagtagttttgtgaaatttactccaGATATTTGACTGTGTTCTTTGATTTGAGACAAACAATGAAAAACAGTTCCTTTTTGTGCAAGGTTAATTACAGGCATAGAGATCATTTGTGGCACCTACAGAACACTATAGATGTACGGCACAccacatttaaaaaaaaaaacacctagagaaaaaaaaattcaggatACGCTGATACACTGGTGGTTTTCACAATGGTTTCTTATTGACTCGGTTGACCTCATCACAGATTTAATCTGTTTCAGTTCCGATGGTTACAAGAATCATGATGAGTTTAACAAATGAagcttttcaaattttggatgCTCAGTTAAGGATGCCAAATGCTTTGTAGGATTCCACACTGTCCCGGAGGGTTTCCTCAATAGGCCTGAAAATCCAGCCAAGCTTCTGAAGTTTCTCAGAACTGTATGTGATGTTCTCTTCGACGTCAACAAAGCTACAAAACCATTGGATGAGAAGAAAATAAGTTGCATGGAAATTAAGCACAGAGAAACCGAAGATATGAACAAATATGATGCATCCATTTCTTGTAAAACTAATGAAGCATTTAGTGATGTAGTGAAATATTGCCCAAaaaatttaaggaaaaaatatggatCTTTAATTCTACCTATTCACCCCAGGTTTAT contains the following coding sequences:
- the LOC102701460 gene encoding cinnamoyl-CoA reductase 1-like → METMEDAAAAAGKEIRMKRRTVCVTGAGGFVASWLVRRLLSSGDHVVVHGTVRDPSDPKNDHLRAMDGAGERLRLFKADVLDHASVAAAVAGCGGVFHVASPVPSAKPHNPDAEILAPAVAGTRNVLKACREANVRRVVVVSSAAAVMLNPACPNDGVLDEDAWSDEHYCRATENWYCLSKTLAEREAWRYAADSNADMDVVTVCPPLILGPLLQSTVNTSSSILINLLNGDREAVAEDKRRNAVDVRDVADALALAYENTAASGRLICSAYNLKTSEMAGIVRRFCPDINSPKFVDGEDERVLSSEKLQKLGWKFRAVEECLRDSVRSYKTAGILK
- the LOC102703314 gene encoding cinnamoyl-CoA reductase 1-like encodes the protein MAARQTVCVTGAGGFIGSWHVRLLLSGGHYTVRGTLRDPGDGKHAHLRALEGAKERLQLFKADLLDYDSIASAVAGCEGVFHVASPVPSSRSTNPEAEVIAHAVTGTLNVLKACYEAKVKRVVVVSSCTAVFINPNWPKDKAFNEDSWSDEDICRKNQDWYYLSKTLAEREAYVYAAKTGLDIVTVCPSLVIGPLMQSTANTTSKILINYFKGDRETVENRLWNVVDVRDVANALLLTYENSGASGRYICNSAPVKVSDMINVLRNLYLTYTYPRNFVDVEEALTASSEKLQKLGWTFRATEETLRDSVESYQAFGILG